A region of Paenibacillus sp. 37 DNA encodes the following proteins:
- a CDS encoding dynamin family protein, with protein sequence MSRTDYPKEMAKPLLPLREAMEQTGDHTAVQAITDLISKAEMKHLTIAFCGHFSAGKSSLINSLCGKRVLPSSPVPTSANVVSIRNGKPRALIYTTPNVSADNGAGTLEVSPEELEAYCKNGGAYSSIEVWDDIPLLKDDAVLLDTPGVDSTDRGHSLATHSALHLADVVFYVMDYNHVQSETNLSFAKSLSDWGKPLFLIVNQIDKHRERELSFEQYTEGVEAIFAAWEVRYDGLLFTSLRDKEHRYNQWDMLPELIGHMMQEKEALITHSLASSASHVTEQHLTREAEKREDEENSLLDEIGGKEGIERLERELELLDQQAEDIRTGPSRVREKFRAELEPLLANANLTPADIRASAAAYLESRKPGFRVGLLFSGGKTEQEKQRRASELVRLLQDQASGQVEVHIRTMLRQLGESHQVWGAEWEQALNSELPAVDEALLEMKRSASAEVSPEYVIQFSKDVRGEIEARYRRSAMMLADRMLEALGARGEAALQALDASRAALLAQSAAAARYTALQRSAAAEAAGLRSLLPDAGPLPSGLLPEVKGPHVPAVPEPGEASGSHAGTSTSVAAQPQTSEAPPQQRAVAAAVPGPSSAAGAERRRRLDAAAARLEAAAALVEPYPAMGSAVRDLRARAASLAGGTFTLALFGAFSAGKSSFANALLGEAVLPVSPHPTTAAINRIMAPAGGAEHGTARVRMKTRDAFQEDLGYSFRLLGLGEPGAEWQKRVRSLSPQDVHPAGRPHYSFLQAAAAGWEETADQLGQDVLVDLEGYRNFVANEKKSCFVDSIDLYYSCDVTEQGIVLVDTPGADSVNARHTGVTFNYMKNADALIFVTYYNHAFSQGDRQFLNQLGRVKDSSAMDQMFFVVNASDLSSSEEELEQVLDHVSTQLRSNGIRAPRLFPVSSILAMEGKMAGDSKLLEQSGFIRFEEEFNQFAGRELADLAVGGASEEMARVIQRLKKRAEDAAQGEEALQQRRDELETIQGQSRQRIQQLAARSMKEEMSQETAELLFHVRQRLAYRLGLFMAEAFHPSVLREDRGNLKMAFAACGRELLRMIAIELEQELLATTLRLEQAGQTWLMKQVTDCIDEVRQLSGGVDVSLPLNERWSTPVLEEVRLEEPSGWKSYLNYFRNPKQFFEGDGRQRLQEALDPVLKQMIIEVLPAAQDKLIQFYDNQICKSLQHQSRQLEERLDEAVSGIQDTLESGIPAEQWTSLSNQLEQIERS encoded by the coding sequence ATGTCCAGAACAGATTACCCAAAAGAAATGGCCAAACCTCTGCTTCCGCTGCGTGAAGCGATGGAGCAGACAGGGGACCATACAGCTGTACAGGCTATAACGGATTTAATCAGCAAGGCGGAAATGAAACATCTGACGATTGCGTTCTGTGGTCATTTCTCTGCAGGCAAATCGAGTCTCATCAACAGTTTGTGCGGTAAGCGAGTGCTGCCTTCAAGTCCCGTGCCAACAAGTGCGAATGTGGTATCTATACGTAATGGTAAGCCGAGAGCACTTATTTATACTACGCCAAACGTAAGCGCTGACAATGGAGCAGGAACACTTGAAGTTTCTCCAGAGGAATTGGAGGCGTATTGCAAAAATGGGGGAGCGTACAGTTCCATTGAGGTATGGGATGATATTCCCCTGCTGAAGGATGATGCTGTTCTGCTGGATACACCCGGTGTGGATTCTACAGATCGGGGGCACAGTCTTGCGACCCATTCCGCGCTCCATCTGGCGGATGTGGTCTTCTATGTCATGGACTATAATCATGTCCAGTCCGAGACAAACCTTTCATTTGCCAAGAGTCTGTCGGATTGGGGCAAACCCTTGTTTTTGATCGTAAACCAGATCGACAAGCATCGGGAACGTGAGCTTTCTTTTGAGCAATATACCGAAGGGGTCGAAGCTATATTTGCAGCCTGGGAAGTTAGATATGACGGACTGTTGTTTACTTCCCTCCGCGACAAGGAGCATCGCTACAACCAGTGGGATATGCTACCGGAACTCATTGGACACATGATGCAAGAGAAGGAAGCGTTAATTACGCACAGTTTGGCAAGTTCGGCCAGTCATGTAACGGAGCAACACCTGACGAGAGAAGCGGAGAAACGTGAGGATGAAGAAAATTCTCTGCTGGATGAGATTGGTGGCAAGGAAGGAATTGAACGCTTGGAACGGGAGCTGGAGCTTCTCGATCAACAAGCAGAAGACATTCGTACCGGGCCTTCACGAGTGCGTGAGAAATTCCGGGCAGAGCTTGAGCCTCTTCTGGCGAATGCAAATCTTACTCCTGCGGATATTCGCGCGTCGGCTGCTGCCTATTTGGAGAGCCGTAAACCGGGTTTCAGGGTAGGCTTATTGTTCTCAGGCGGCAAAACCGAGCAGGAGAAACAACGCCGTGCTTCTGAACTGGTGCGGTTATTACAGGATCAGGCTTCCGGACAAGTGGAAGTACATATTCGTACGATGCTTAGGCAGCTGGGTGAATCCCATCAGGTATGGGGAGCGGAGTGGGAGCAGGCGCTCAATTCGGAGCTGCCTGCTGTAGATGAAGCATTGCTGGAGATGAAACGAAGTGCCAGTGCAGAGGTATCTCCAGAGTATGTGATTCAATTCAGCAAAGATGTGCGGGGCGAGATTGAGGCCCGCTATCGCAGGTCGGCCATGATGCTGGCCGACCGCATGCTGGAAGCGCTGGGCGCGCGAGGCGAAGCCGCGCTCCAGGCGCTGGACGCCAGCCGCGCAGCGTTGCTCGCGCAATCCGCGGCGGCGGCGCGCTACACGGCGCTCCAGCGCAGCGCCGCCGCAGAGGCAGCAGGGCTGCGCAGCCTGCTGCCTGATGCGGGCCCCCTCCCCTCCGGGCTATTGCCGGAGGTGAAGGGCCCGCACGTGCCCGCGGTGCCTGAACCGGGCGAAGCTTCCGGTTCGCATGCGGGCACGTCAACGTCTGTGGCTGCGCAGCCACAGACGTCAGAGGCACCGCCGCAGCAGCGCGCAGTCGCGGCGGCGGTGCCTGGGCCATCGTCGGCGGCTGGCGCTGAACGCCGCCGACGCCTGGACGCAGCAGCGGCACGGCTTGAAGCCGCTGCTGCGCTGGTGGAGCCGTACCCCGCCATGGGGTCGGCGGTACGGGATCTGCGTGCACGCGCGGCTTCGCTTGCGGGCGGCACGTTCACACTGGCGCTGTTCGGAGCATTCAGCGCTGGCAAATCCTCCTTCGCCAACGCGTTGCTGGGCGAAGCTGTACTACCCGTCTCGCCGCATCCAACAACAGCGGCGATTAACCGGATCATGGCTCCTGCAGGGGGCGCGGAGCATGGAACAGCCCGGGTCCGCATGAAGACCCGGGACGCCTTCCAGGAAGACCTCGGCTATTCCTTCCGATTGCTCGGATTGGGTGAGCCTGGAGCGGAGTGGCAGAAGCGAGTACGGTCCCTCTCACCTCAGGATGTGCATCCGGCGGGGCGCCCTCATTACAGCTTTTTGCAGGCAGCGGCAGCCGGTTGGGAAGAAACAGCGGACCAGTTAGGTCAGGATGTACTGGTGGATCTGGAGGGTTACCGTAATTTTGTCGCAAACGAGAAGAAGTCCTGCTTTGTAGACAGTATCGATCTCTACTACAGTTGCGATGTAACGGAACAGGGTATTGTGCTGGTCGACACACCAGGAGCCGACTCCGTCAATGCTCGTCATACGGGTGTAACCTTCAATTATATGAAGAATGCGGATGCACTCATTTTTGTAACGTATTACAACCATGCTTTCTCCCAAGGAGATCGCCAGTTCCTGAATCAGTTGGGTCGTGTTAAGGATAGTTCTGCCATGGATCAGATGTTCTTTGTTGTAAATGCCAGTGACCTCTCTTCCTCTGAGGAAGAACTGGAGCAGGTGCTCGATCATGTGAGCACCCAACTGCGCAGTAATGGAATTCGGGCACCACGACTTTTCCCGGTATCCAGCATACTTGCGATGGAAGGCAAGATGGCAGGTGATTCGAAGCTGCTTGAACAATCCGGTTTTATCCGTTTTGAGGAAGAGTTCAACCAATTTGCAGGCAGAGAATTAGCCGACCTTGCGGTAGGTGGAGCTTCCGAAGAGATGGCACGTGTCATTCAACGGCTGAAGAAACGCGCGGAGGATGCGGCTCAAGGGGAGGAAGCTTTGCAGCAGCGGCGGGATGAACTGGAGACCATCCAGGGACAGTCACGCCAGCGCATACAGCAACTTGCAGCAAGATCCATGAAGGAAGAAATGTCACAGGAAACAGCAGAATTACTCTTCCATGTGCGGCAACGACTTGCCTATCGCCTTGGTCTATTCATGGCAGAAGCATTCCATCCATCCGTACTTCGGGAGGATCGAGGCAATCTGAAGATGGCTTTTGCAGCCTGTGGACGTGAACTGTTACGCATGATCGCCATTGAACTGGAGCAGGAATTGCTCGCCACAACCCTTAGACTTGAACAGGCAGGTCAGACCTGGCTGATGAAGCAAGTTACGGATTGTATAGATGAGGTGAGACAGTTATCAGGGGGCGTGGATGTGTCACTGCCACTGAACGAACGCTGGAGTACACCTGTGCTTGAAGAAGTTCGTCTGGAAGAACCGTCTGGATGGAAAAGCTATTTGAATTATTTCCGCAATCCGAAACAGTTCTTCGAAGGAGATGGACGTCAGCGTTTACAAGAGGCACTTGATCCTGTCCTCAAACAGATGATCATTGAAGTTCTTCCTGCTGCGCAAGACAAACTGATTCAGTTTTATGACAACCAGATTTGTAAATCATTGCAACACCAATCCCGTCAGTTGGAAGAACGTCTGGACGAGGCGGTGAGTGGAATTCAAGATACACTGGAGAGCGGAATTCCGGCGGAGCAATGGACCAGCTTGTCTAACCAACTGGAACAGATTGAACGCAGTTAA
- the nth gene encoding endonuclease III, with product MNAATVRHILETMEAMFPDAHCELNHSNAFELTVAVLLSAQCTDETVNKVTADLFQKYRSPADYLAVPLEELEQDIRRIGLYRNKAKHIQNMCRILIEQYGGDVPQEHDQLVTLPGVGRKTANVVVSNAFGVPAIAVDTHVERVSKRLALAGWDDSVLEVEKKLMKRVPRDEWTLTHHRFIFFGRYHCKAQNPACHICPLLDICREGKKRMKTSQIRKDKERVTTRKRKIN from the coding sequence ATGAATGCAGCGACGGTTAGGCATATACTCGAAACTATGGAAGCAATGTTTCCTGATGCACATTGCGAATTAAATCACAGCAATGCATTTGAATTGACGGTAGCTGTCCTTTTGTCTGCCCAGTGCACCGATGAAACGGTGAACAAGGTAACCGCAGATTTGTTCCAGAAGTACAGAAGCCCGGCAGATTATCTGGCGGTTCCTCTCGAAGAGTTGGAACAGGATATTCGGCGAATCGGCTTGTACCGGAACAAGGCCAAGCATATTCAGAACATGTGCCGAATTCTAATAGAGCAGTATGGCGGTGATGTACCGCAGGAACATGATCAGCTTGTGACACTACCAGGTGTCGGGCGGAAAACCGCGAATGTAGTTGTTTCCAATGCGTTTGGTGTACCGGCAATTGCGGTAGATACTCATGTTGAACGTGTATCCAAGCGGCTGGCGCTTGCAGGTTGGGATGACTCCGTACTTGAAGTCGAGAAGAAACTAATGAAGCGCGTACCTCGGGATGAGTGGACTTTAACTCACCACCGGTTTATATTTTTTGGACGCTACCATTGCAAGGCACAGAACCCTGCGTGTCATATCTGTCCATTGCTGGACATATGCAGGGAAGGGAAAAAACGTATGAAAACGTCCCAAATCAGGAAAGATAAGGAACGTGTCACCACCCGAAAACGAAAAATAAATTAA
- a CDS encoding S-layer homology domain-containing protein, with protein sequence MTFKYNHTSHSKKVVSAVLAGMMALSAGGAAMAAESTETGQGQTAAITNTAAPTGLFSDIKVGYWAEKHVYKLAYQGILLGNNGLFRPGDAVTQQEAVTMAIRFMNQEGQLNTDTAAALPTNMEVGNYFKPYVALALQLGLIDKTEESTVDVSKTSWGQKPASREWITKLLIRSLDKDAEAKAQNNQSTGFADNASISESGKGYVNLAVSLDLAKGVEGNKFNPTGSVTRAQLATFFSRGESLTDTKYPNTSTGYVTGLKDGQITLVVDGKAVNFAVNSSTPYFTKDSETRASSTDVKLYTKVMVVGSAGGASYVEVVDATPQVESVEGTFARSLSGNKIGIFVGENYETYSYDEATAFIDQNGNAIKLSDITADSIIEVQRETFSADKKTVAIRVKSGIVNKSDNGVVAEVSTSGKTIKLVNAAGATEQFAYNDNLLITYQNRIMSVADLKAGSAVKYTVKDSVLQTITLSQGVEQSVRGTLVEIGGNQSTLTFKREGGSLEAKLLTEKPEVIINGIQDATLNDLITDATNGDQVELSLNADDQVTRIQVIGRQMEPMNGVTVVSYNSKTKVLTVLDNNKKPFVFTLDEKTKLDYNSTKPTLAGLESILNDGRKLDLTYVGTRALSVKVIYKYEGTINNIDTSGRKISLLSGNQTITVPYTTLPTVEIYNKSGASLGDLKIGDKVTVTLGANQDVVQKVALNTVAQFEVVALEANSRIRVKSDLLTSQFYVDQAILTGESGQTITPSQLTAGNLINVTFEGTTPKAVQVVKRTLAEVTAVDASSVTLKQFNGQTETVPVSGAVKVVKSGSTLTSLTSLTVGDRVEMTKDTDNSTRFRVLTVMSKQFWSYDGVGNQILVKRETTADTNYRFALGSSVFVHQGDNTLSVQSLRDNDNIVLYLLNNVILEIQKQ encoded by the coding sequence GTGACTTTTAAATATAACCATACATCACACTCTAAAAAAGTAGTATCAGCCGTGCTTGCAGGCATGATGGCCCTTAGCGCCGGCGGAGCTGCCATGGCAGCAGAATCAACAGAAACGGGGCAGGGTCAGACTGCTGCAATAACAAATACGGCTGCACCAACTGGTTTGTTCAGTGACATCAAGGTCGGATACTGGGCTGAAAAACATGTGTACAAACTGGCATATCAAGGCATTCTTCTCGGTAACAACGGCCTGTTCCGTCCAGGAGACGCGGTAACACAGCAAGAAGCTGTAACGATGGCAATCCGTTTTATGAATCAAGAGGGCCAGTTGAATACCGACACGGCTGCGGCATTACCGACAAACATGGAAGTGGGAAATTATTTCAAGCCATATGTCGCGCTGGCACTTCAACTGGGACTGATTGACAAAACGGAAGAATCAACGGTGGATGTATCCAAGACCTCCTGGGGTCAAAAACCTGCTTCACGGGAATGGATTACGAAATTGTTAATCCGTTCATTGGATAAGGATGCTGAAGCGAAGGCACAAAACAATCAATCTACCGGATTTGCTGATAATGCAAGTATTTCCGAAAGTGGTAAAGGTTATGTCAATCTGGCTGTTAGCCTGGATCTGGCCAAAGGTGTGGAAGGCAACAAATTCAATCCAACTGGTTCCGTAACCCGTGCTCAACTGGCTACCTTCTTCAGTCGTGGTGAATCGCTAACAGATACAAAGTATCCGAACACTTCCACGGGTTATGTGACTGGATTGAAAGATGGGCAGATCACGCTGGTTGTGGACGGCAAAGCCGTTAACTTCGCAGTGAACAGCAGTACGCCTTACTTTACGAAAGACAGTGAGACGCGTGCTTCATCCACAGATGTGAAACTATATACAAAAGTTATGGTTGTGGGTTCGGCAGGTGGGGCTTCCTATGTGGAAGTGGTTGATGCTACACCACAGGTGGAAAGCGTTGAAGGTACATTTGCACGTTCATTGTCTGGTAATAAAATTGGTATCTTTGTGGGCGAGAATTACGAAACGTACAGTTATGATGAGGCAACTGCATTCATCGATCAGAATGGTAATGCAATCAAACTGTCCGATATTACGGCAGATAGCATCATCGAAGTACAGCGTGAGACGTTCTCGGCTGACAAAAAAACAGTTGCTATTCGTGTGAAATCCGGCATTGTGAACAAGAGTGACAATGGCGTAGTTGCTGAAGTATCCACTTCTGGCAAAACGATCAAACTTGTCAATGCAGCGGGTGCAACAGAGCAGTTTGCATACAATGACAATCTGCTTATCACATATCAAAACCGTATCATGTCAGTGGCCGATCTCAAAGCCGGCAGTGCCGTGAAATACACCGTAAAGGACAGTGTTTTGCAAACTATCACATTGTCTCAAGGTGTGGAGCAATCTGTGCGCGGAACATTGGTTGAGATCGGTGGCAACCAGTCCACGTTAACGTTCAAACGTGAAGGGGGTTCCCTTGAGGCGAAATTGCTGACTGAAAAGCCGGAAGTTATTATTAATGGTATTCAGGATGCGACGCTAAATGATCTCATCACAGATGCAACGAACGGGGATCAGGTGGAGTTGTCATTGAACGCTGACGATCAGGTAACGCGTATTCAGGTGATTGGACGTCAAATGGAACCTATGAACGGAGTAACGGTTGTATCTTACAACAGCAAAACAAAGGTACTTACCGTACTGGACAACAACAAAAAACCGTTTGTATTTACATTGGACGAAAAAACCAAACTGGACTACAATTCGACCAAACCTACACTGGCTGGTCTGGAGTCGATTTTAAATGATGGTCGCAAATTGGATCTGACCTATGTGGGAACACGTGCGTTGTCCGTTAAAGTGATTTACAAGTACGAAGGTACGATCAACAACATTGACACATCGGGCAGAAAAATCAGTTTGTTGTCTGGTAATCAGACGATTACAGTGCCTTATACTACCTTACCTACGGTTGAGATCTATAACAAATCGGGCGCAAGTCTGGGAGATTTGAAGATTGGTGACAAAGTGACTGTAACGCTTGGAGCAAATCAGGATGTAGTGCAGAAGGTTGCACTGAACACTGTGGCTCAATTCGAAGTGGTTGCCTTGGAAGCAAATAGTCGTATTCGAGTAAAATCCGATCTGTTGACAAGTCAGTTCTACGTGGATCAAGCAATACTGACAGGAGAGAGTGGTCAGACGATCACGCCTTCACAACTGACAGCAGGCAACTTGATTAATGTAACGTTTGAAGGAACTACGCCAAAGGCGGTTCAAGTCGTGAAGCGTACGCTGGCTGAAGTTACAGCGGTGGATGCTTCATCCGTAACGCTCAAGCAGTTTAACGGTCAGACTGAAACCGTGCCTGTTAGCGGTGCTGTTAAAGTCGTGAAATCTGGCTCTACATTAACTTCACTGACGAGTCTTACGGTTGGAGATCGTGTCGAAATGACAAAAGATACGGATAATTCCACACGCTTCAGAGTACTAACTGTCATGAGCAAACAATTCTGGTCTTATGATGGCGTGGGTAACCAGATTTTGGTTAAACGGGAAACGACAGCAGACACAAACTATCGTTTTGCACTCGGATCAAGTGTTTTTGTTCACCAGGGTGACAATACTTTAAGCGTGCAATCTCTCAGAGATAATGATAATATTGTATTGTATCTCCTGAACAATGTTATTCTGGAGATTCAAAAACAGTAA
- a CDS encoding GerMN domain-containing protein, which produces MNKKIWIAALLVTVMAVAAGCGSKPTAAPNQTQGAGTENNVTEVEGETITEPVTAEPEENTTPTESTEGSSEETTTTNPPSETSTDTPTTSESNEKKTITVFYTDEEELELHKASAEISYASDDAKYKAAFESLQQSKDAKLVPLWSKEIELKSVQFKDGALTLDIHMPDTARLGAGGESYALDALKQTFFQFDEVKSLDLLVDGQQTESLMGHVDLEHPMTRSE; this is translated from the coding sequence ATGAACAAGAAAATATGGATTGCAGCCTTGCTGGTAACGGTTATGGCAGTAGCTGCTGGATGTGGAAGCAAGCCAACAGCGGCTCCGAATCAGACGCAAGGCGCAGGAACGGAAAACAATGTGACCGAGGTTGAAGGCGAAACAATTACCGAACCGGTAACTGCTGAACCAGAAGAGAACACAACACCAACAGAATCCACGGAAGGCAGTTCGGAGGAAACGACTACAACTAATCCGCCAAGCGAAACGTCTACGGACACGCCAACAACTTCCGAAAGTAATGAAAAGAAAACGATCACTGTATTCTATACGGATGAAGAAGAACTGGAGTTGCACAAAGCTTCGGCAGAGATTTCATACGCATCGGATGATGCCAAATATAAAGCTGCCTTTGAATCACTGCAACAGAGCAAAGACGCTAAACTTGTTCCGCTGTGGTCTAAAGAAATTGAATTGAAGTCTGTTCAGTTCAAGGATGGAGCTCTTACGCTGGATATTCATATGCCAGATACGGCACGTCTTGGAGCAGGTGGAGAATCTTATGCGCTGGATGCTCTAAAACAAACGTTCTTCCAGTTTGATGAAGTAAAATCACTAGATTTACTGGTGGATGGTCAGCAGACGGAGAGTCTGATGGGCCATGTGGATCTTGAACATCCAATGACAAGATCCGAATAG
- a CDS encoding N-acetylmuramoyl-L-alanine amidase family protein, whose amino-acid sequence MKKFGFLVLLFVFGLVFPGYSHAATDTKIILDGKEIVQPSDTKAEIINSKVMVPIRVVSENLGYSVEWKQQTQTVTISKDNTAMQMIVGQKTATVNGSNVNLDAPPLVKNGTTLVPLRFIGEEMGLKVGWNNTTKTVTLVTQNSGSGNGTTTPPNSGNEGGGSDQEGLVLVNGISFSDNRFMIATSGSTKPNVFTMTGPDRIVIDLPNTAFADSFSEGQALDSNQNGQLVVSGYPDVSKIRYSLYSNSPSTIRFVIDLSSSKGYSVQNDSGLVMINLDNQSGTPAPPVGNNGKKVVVIDAGHGDQDPGAIGVTGKREKDFNLAMALKVEALLKKESKIDVVLTRSDDTFLALKERVKIAQDIKADIFISIHANSGPTAANGVETFYTRSNSKALATVMHKYLLQSSGLKDRGVKTASLHVTRETTMPAVLLEGGFLSNKSDEAALFTESFQNSVAKGIVAGIKEYLGIK is encoded by the coding sequence ATGAAGAAGTTCGGTTTTTTGGTACTGTTATTTGTCTTTGGGCTCGTATTCCCGGGCTATAGTCACGCAGCAACAGACACGAAAATTATCCTAGACGGAAAAGAAATCGTACAGCCATCGGATACAAAAGCGGAAATTATCAACAGCAAGGTGATGGTTCCGATCCGGGTTGTGTCCGAAAATCTTGGATATAGCGTGGAGTGGAAGCAGCAAACGCAAACAGTGACTATTAGCAAAGACAACACTGCCATGCAGATGATTGTTGGACAGAAGACGGCAACGGTGAACGGCAGTAACGTAAACTTGGATGCCCCGCCACTCGTGAAAAATGGTACTACGCTCGTACCTCTCCGATTTATTGGTGAGGAAATGGGTCTTAAGGTGGGTTGGAACAATACCACGAAGACGGTAACATTAGTTACCCAGAATTCAGGTTCCGGAAACGGGACAACCACACCTCCGAACTCTGGCAATGAAGGCGGAGGATCGGATCAAGAAGGTCTTGTACTGGTGAACGGCATCAGCTTCAGCGACAACCGCTTCATGATTGCAACAAGCGGAAGTACGAAGCCGAACGTCTTCACGATGACAGGACCAGATCGAATCGTTATAGACTTGCCGAATACCGCATTTGCTGATTCATTCAGTGAAGGACAGGCTCTAGACAGCAACCAGAATGGACAACTCGTCGTTAGCGGCTATCCGGATGTATCGAAGATTCGTTACTCGTTATACAGCAACAGTCCATCTACAATTCGTTTTGTAATCGATCTGTCCAGTTCAAAAGGGTACAGTGTGCAAAATGATTCCGGGCTGGTTATGATTAACCTCGACAATCAAAGTGGTACACCTGCTCCTCCAGTTGGTAATAATGGCAAAAAAGTTGTCGTTATCGATGCAGGTCACGGAGATCAGGATCCTGGGGCAATCGGTGTAACTGGTAAACGTGAAAAAGACTTCAATCTGGCAATGGCTCTGAAAGTGGAAGCCTTGTTGAAAAAAGAATCCAAAATTGACGTTGTGTTAACGCGCAGCGATGATACATTTTTGGCATTAAAAGAACGTGTGAAGATTGCACAAGACATAAAAGCGGATATCTTCATCTCCATTCATGCTAACAGTGGCCCTACTGCTGCGAACGGTGTAGAGACATTCTATACACGCTCCAACAGTAAAGCACTTGCTACAGTGATGCACAAGTATCTTTTGCAGTCATCCGGACTGAAAGATCGTGGAGTGAAAACGGCAAGTCTCCATGTGACCCGTGAAACGACAATGCCAGCAGTTCTGCTGGAAGGTGGATTCCTTAGCAATAAGAGCGACGAAGCAGCCCTGTTCACGGAGAGTTTCCAGAACAGTGTTGCCAAAGGTATTGTTGCAGGAATCAAGGAGTATCTGGGAATTAAATAA
- a CDS encoding N-acetylmuramoyl-L-alanine amidase family protein: MKKWSAAVVFLLFLCLFPIMAHADTTPSIVLDGVTINQQTGAPAENIGKTVMVPIRIVSENLGYKVKWEKETQSVQVQKGNSMIQMTAGKDAATVNGNVVNLDSPPLIKQGTTLVPLRFVGEGMGLRVGWDNGTKTVSLFSIPPVVETEGDSDPVDAPVPDGLTELQGISFSGDRLIVATNGNISPKVSSIGGPDRIIVDLPSAKFSQEFIQGQASNPDGSGQIIVTDSSIVSKVRYAMFSKSPSTVRVVLDLNQTATAKWSVGDNNVLLVDLTATNGEPTSQPAVPTNDGKTIVVIDPGHGGRQSGAVSLSGAYEKDFNLAVGLKVQAILQQYPNIQTVITRQDDTELSLKQRVDIAELNQADVFVSIHGNKFTTPVPNGIETLYSRKESKTLADTLHKYVLPVTGLKDRGVKTASLHVTRETTMPAVLLELGFLSNPTDEAVMLTEEYQDKCAQAIVDGIVEFLGL, from the coding sequence ATGAAAAAATGGTCGGCAGCAGTCGTTTTTCTTCTGTTCCTATGTTTATTCCCAATCATGGCCCATGCAGACACCACTCCCTCGATTGTACTCGACGGTGTAACCATTAACCAGCAGACGGGTGCACCTGCAGAGAATATCGGGAAAACGGTCATGGTTCCAATTCGAATTGTATCCGAGAACCTGGGTTATAAGGTGAAGTGGGAGAAGGAAACTCAGTCAGTCCAGGTTCAAAAAGGAAACAGCATGATCCAAATGACGGCTGGCAAAGATGCAGCTACAGTGAATGGAAACGTGGTGAACTTGGATTCGCCCCCACTGATCAAACAGGGAACTACGCTTGTTCCGTTACGCTTTGTTGGGGAAGGCATGGGTCTACGTGTTGGCTGGGACAATGGAACCAAGACAGTAAGCCTATTTAGTATTCCTCCTGTAGTTGAAACGGAAGGTGACAGTGACCCCGTCGATGCACCTGTCCCGGATGGTTTGACAGAACTTCAAGGCATCAGCTTCAGCGGAGATCGGTTGATTGTAGCAACAAACGGTAATATTAGCCCCAAAGTATCCAGTATTGGTGGGCCAGACCGAATTATTGTTGATCTGCCTTCAGCGAAGTTCTCTCAGGAATTCATTCAGGGACAAGCATCTAATCCGGATGGCAGTGGACAGATTATCGTTACAGATTCATCAATAGTTTCCAAAGTCCGTTATGCCATGTTCAGTAAATCGCCTTCTACCGTGCGTGTCGTTCTGGATCTGAATCAGACGGCTACAGCCAAATGGTCTGTTGGAGATAACAATGTCTTGCTCGTGGACCTGACAGCCACGAATGGAGAACCGACAAGCCAACCGGCAGTACCTACCAATGATGGTAAAACGATTGTGGTCATTGATCCGGGACATGGTGGTCGTCAATCGGGTGCAGTGAGTTTGTCAGGAGCTTATGAGAAGGATTTCAATCTGGCTGTAGGACTGAAGGTACAGGCAATCCTTCAACAATACCCAAATATTCAAACGGTCATTACACGCCAGGATGATACAGAACTTTCACTTAAACAGCGTGTGGATATTGCTGAATTGAATCAGGCAGATGTTTTTGTGTCCATTCATGGAAACAAATTTACTACACCGGTACCAAACGGCATTGAAACGCTCTACAGTCGTAAAGAAAGCAAGACTTTGGCTGACACTCTTCACAAATATGTGTTGCCTGTAACAGGACTCAAGGATCGTGGGGTTAAAACGGCTAGTCTGCATGTGACGCGTGAAACAACCATGCCTGCAGTGTTACTTGAACTTGGTTTTTTAAGTAATCCTACAGATGAAGCAGTCATGCTCACAGAAGAATACCAGGACAAATGTGCACAGGCGATTGTGGACGGTATTGTTGAATTTTTGGGACTGTAA